The Panacibacter microcysteis genome includes a window with the following:
- a CDS encoding NAD(P)H-dependent glycerol-3-phosphate dehydrogenase, with protein MQFGIIGSGSWATALAKILTDNNNHIYWWIRNDETISYLQQRRHNPHYLHNARFDNSKMQLSSNLNYIIEQSDVLVVAVPSAYIHSVFSTLNTDVFGQRKIVSAIKGLLPGTNQLFNEYLQQQFNTRLEDYFAIVGPCHAEEVAAEKLSYLTFSGVDEAAAKVIAGHFNNEYLNTIVNHDIMGVQYASVLKNIYALGAGIAHGLEYGDNFLSVYIANAASEMVRFVRKMRIDEDGTGLNYAASAYLGDLLVTCYSLYSRNRMFGNMIGKGYSVKAAQLELNMVAEGYNASRSIYRAATAMNIDIPIAATIYNILWEHVPASSGFEHIETLLV; from the coding sequence ATGCAGTTTGGTATTATCGGCAGCGGAAGCTGGGCTACGGCGCTTGCAAAGATTCTTACAGACAATAACAATCATATTTACTGGTGGATCAGGAATGATGAAACAATCAGTTATTTGCAACAGCGCCGGCACAATCCGCATTACCTGCACAATGCCCGTTTCGATAATAGCAAAATGCAGTTAAGCAGCAACCTCAATTACATCATTGAGCAGTCAGATGTGTTGGTTGTGGCAGTGCCCAGTGCCTACATACACAGCGTATTCAGCACCCTTAATACAGACGTATTCGGGCAGCGGAAAATAGTCTCTGCCATCAAAGGCCTTTTGCCAGGTACCAACCAGTTGTTCAATGAATACCTTCAGCAGCAATTCAACACCAGGCTGGAGGATTATTTTGCTATTGTTGGGCCTTGTCATGCAGAAGAAGTGGCGGCTGAAAAACTTTCGTACCTCACCTTCTCCGGTGTAGATGAGGCGGCCGCCAAAGTTATCGCCGGTCATTTCAACAATGAATACCTCAATACAATCGTCAACCATGATATCATGGGTGTACAATATGCGTCGGTACTAAAGAATATTTATGCACTTGGTGCGGGTATTGCTCATGGGCTCGAGTACGGTGATAACTTTCTAAGTGTTTATATAGCCAATGCTGCCAGTGAAATGGTACGGTTTGTTCGTAAAATGCGTATTGACGAAGATGGAACGGGGCTTAATTATGCAGCCTCCGCATACCTTGGCGATCTTTTGGTTACCTGCTACTCGTTATATAGCCGTAACCGCATGTTTGGTAATATGATCGGCAAGGGCTATTCCGTAAAAGCAGCTCAACTGGAACTTAATATGGTTGCAGAAGGTTATAATGCGAGCCGTAGTATTTACCGCGCAGCAACAGCAATGAATATCGATATTCCCATTGCGGCAACTATTTATAATATCCTTTGGGAGCATGTGCCGGCGTCTTCAGGATTTGAACACATAGAAACATTATTGGTATAA
- the hemW gene encoding radical SAM family heme chaperone HemW produces the protein MAGIYIHVPFCRKACHYCNFHFSTSVKQTAAMTNAICKEAHLRKHYINESVATIYFGGGTPSLLRAEELAQLLQTFKAHFLIDDNAEITLETNPDDITAVKLGAWKNLGINRLSIGIQSFFEEDLQWMNRAHNAQQAMNCILLAQQAGFYNITIDLIYGTPTLTDEKWKANVDTAIGLNIPHLSCYALTVEPKTALEKLVATHQLENVDPEKQSRHFELLMEWAGAAGYEHYEISNFAKPGFRSRHNSSYWSGSHYLGLGPSAHSFNGTSRQWNIANNALYIKNIDASVLPFEIEHLTPVQQLNEYIMTALRTSEGIDLAFIAGKWGDDKKEQLQKNIAALVEPGFIKNGSATVKLTPQGKLFADGIAAALFF, from the coding sequence ATGGCAGGTATTTATATTCATGTTCCATTTTGCAGAAAAGCCTGCCACTACTGCAATTTTCATTTTTCGACATCTGTTAAGCAAACAGCAGCCATGACAAATGCTATCTGCAAAGAAGCACACCTGCGAAAACACTACATAAACGAAAGTGTTGCCACTATTTATTTTGGCGGTGGCACTCCTTCTTTATTGCGTGCAGAAGAACTGGCGCAACTACTGCAAACATTCAAAGCTCACTTTTTGATAGATGATAATGCCGAGATAACGCTTGAAACCAATCCTGATGATATAACTGCAGTAAAACTTGGTGCATGGAAAAATCTTGGCATAAACCGGTTAAGCATAGGCATACAATCTTTTTTTGAAGAAGACCTTCAGTGGATGAACAGGGCGCACAATGCGCAACAGGCCATGAATTGCATACTACTTGCTCAGCAGGCCGGTTTTTATAATATAACCATCGACCTGATTTATGGCACTCCCACACTTACAGATGAGAAATGGAAAGCAAATGTTGATACGGCAATTGGCTTAAACATTCCACATCTTTCATGTTATGCACTTACTGTAGAACCTAAAACTGCCCTTGAAAAACTGGTTGCCACACACCAGCTTGAGAATGTAGACCCGGAAAAACAAAGCAGGCATTTTGAATTATTGATGGAATGGGCAGGCGCGGCAGGCTACGAGCATTATGAAATCTCCAACTTTGCAAAACCGGGTTTCAGAAGCAGGCATAACAGCAGTTACTGGAGTGGCAGCCACTACCTCGGGTTGGGCCCTTCGGCGCATTCGTTTAATGGAACAAGCAGGCAGTGGAACATTGCCAACAATGCGCTCTACATAAAAAATATTGACGCATCGGTTTTGCCTTTTGAGATTGAGCATTTAACCCCGGTGCAACAATTGAACGAATATATTATGACTGCACTGCGAACAAGCGAAGGCATTGACCTGGCATTTATTGCAGGAAAATGGGGCGATGACAAAAAGGAACAGCTACAAAAAAATATAGCCGCCCTGGTTGAACCTGGTTTTATAAAAAACGGCAGTGCTACAGTTAAACTTACACCTCAGGGTAAACTTTTTGCTGACGGTATTGCCGCAGCACTGTTTTTTTAA
- a CDS encoding BamA/TamA family outer membrane protein has protein sequence MAKLLQYFVCLFLIICCWCSSSTAQVPCSLVVKYADAAPPVQLTNNFPSKSACIGYVQQLPALLAAKGYISASVDEIKEDSSAVFITLFTGKKYVWEQLVIQEQDWSVLDQLGYNRNAFNNKPFDQQKVETVYEKLLNYYAENGYPFAAVALDSISLNDEKITARLIVNKGTRYIIDTVIINGTARVDKSYLMAYTGVREKDMYNQQLINNIDLRMAELPFLSQTAPNKITMLNTGAQLDFYLQNRKSNQVNVLIGFLPANPQVGGKLLVTGEANLNLKNPFGNGETIGINWQQLQAKSPRLNLLFNRPYLFHSPLGVNVSFELYKRDSFFLNIHGTVGAQYNISNRKSVTVALQLYKTNLLTADTVTVKATRRLPDMADLTSTTLSFQYDYNNTNYRFNPRSGNEVQFNVGFGARHIRQNNAILSIKDPSFNYASLYDTVKQNTYVLRTYLNAAHYFPVAKQATFKTALQAGWLQSPNYFQNELFQIGGFKKLRGFDEESIYTNRFLIATLEYRYLLARNSWLFAFTDIGGAAYKSINTSYSHSYFGFGGGIAFETNTGIFNISWALGKRNDLNLDLRQSKIHIGFVSLF, from the coding sequence ATGGCAAAATTACTACAATACTTTGTTTGCCTTTTCTTAATCATTTGTTGTTGGTGCAGCTCATCAACAGCGCAGGTGCCATGCAGCCTTGTGGTAAAATATGCAGATGCAGCGCCACCTGTACAGTTAACCAATAACTTTCCATCTAAAAGTGCCTGTATTGGCTATGTACAGCAATTACCTGCCCTGCTTGCTGCAAAAGGTTATATAAGCGCTTCTGTAGATGAAATTAAAGAAGACTCCTCTGCTGTTTTTATCACACTTTTTACCGGCAAAAAATATGTTTGGGAGCAGCTTGTCATTCAGGAACAAGACTGGTCGGTGCTGGATCAGCTTGGTTACAACAGGAATGCCTTCAATAATAAACCATTCGACCAGCAAAAAGTGGAAACGGTGTATGAAAAGCTTCTTAACTACTACGCCGAAAATGGTTACCCGTTTGCAGCTGTGGCGCTGGATAGCATTTCCCTGAACGATGAGAAGATAACAGCCAGGCTCATCGTTAATAAAGGCACCCGTTATATTATCGATACCGTTATCATTAATGGTACGGCAAGGGTCGACAAAAGCTACCTGATGGCTTACACAGGTGTAAGAGAAAAAGACATGTACAACCAGCAGCTCATAAACAATATCGATCTGCGTATGGCAGAGTTGCCCTTCCTGTCACAAACAGCGCCAAACAAAATAACGATGTTGAATACCGGGGCGCAACTGGATTTTTACCTGCAAAACCGGAAAAGCAACCAGGTAAATGTGCTTATAGGCTTTTTACCCGCTAACCCACAGGTAGGCGGAAAATTGCTGGTAACCGGTGAGGCCAATCTTAACCTGAAAAACCCGTTTGGAAACGGTGAGACAATCGGCATCAACTGGCAGCAACTCCAGGCAAAATCACCAAGATTGAATTTGCTGTTTAACCGGCCGTATCTTTTTCATTCGCCGCTGGGTGTAAACGTCAGTTTCGAATTGTATAAGCGGGATTCTTTTTTTCTCAATATTCACGGCACTGTTGGTGCGCAGTACAATATCTCTAACCGCAAGTCGGTCACCGTAGCGTTGCAGTTATATAAAACAAATTTGCTTACGGCAGATACGGTTACCGTTAAAGCAACCAGGCGCTTACCAGATATGGCAGATCTTACCTCAACTACATTATCATTTCAGTACGATTACAACAATACCAATTATCGCTTCAACCCAAGAAGCGGTAACGAAGTACAATTCAATGTTGGCTTTGGTGCCAGGCACATCAGGCAAAACAATGCTATACTTTCTATAAAAGATCCGTCATTCAACTATGCGTCTTTGTATGATACAGTAAAGCAAAATACCTATGTTTTAAGAACATACCTGAATGCCGCGCATTATTTCCCGGTTGCAAAGCAGGCCACTTTCAAGACTGCGTTGCAGGCAGGCTGGCTGCAATCGCCCAATTATTTTCAGAATGAATTGTTCCAGATTGGCGGCTTTAAAAAATTGCGCGGTTTCGATGAAGAAAGCATTTACACCAACCGGTTCCTTATAGCAACGCTGGAGTACCGTTACCTGCTTGCACGAAATTCATGGCTGTTCGCTTTTACAGATATCGGGGGTGCGGCTTACAAAAGCATCAATACAAGTTATTCGCACAGCTACTTTGGTTTTGGCGGCGGTATAGCCTTCGAAACAAACACGGGCATTTTCAATATTTCCTGGGCGCTGGGTAAAAGAAATGACCTCAACCTGGATTTGCGGCAATCAAAAATTCATATCGGGTTTGTAAGTCTTTTTTAA
- the msrB gene encoding peptide-methionine (R)-S-oxide reductase MsrB has translation MKQIVLLLTTMFVLVITQGCYSQNSSAQKKSAMDTSNNKKNPVYSNTDSTKVVMTDEEWKKLLSPEVYHVARQKGTERPFTSPYETSHEIGTYYCAVCGNALFKSDTKFESGCGWPSFYEPISKGSIIYAPDNTYGMQRTEVMCGRCKSHLGHVFEDGPKPTGLRYCINGVVLDFKKAQDAEKAYNAKEKEE, from the coding sequence ATGAAACAAATTGTTCTTTTGCTAACGACCATGTTTGTACTGGTTATCACACAGGGTTGTTATTCGCAAAACTCATCAGCTCAAAAAAAATCAGCTATGGATACTTCAAACAATAAAAAGAACCCGGTTTATTCCAACACAGATTCTACCAAAGTTGTAATGACCGATGAAGAATGGAAAAAGCTACTCTCACCTGAAGTTTACCATGTGGCCAGGCAGAAAGGAACTGAAAGGCCTTTTACCAGCCCATACGAAACTTCTCATGAGATAGGAACGTACTATTGCGCCGTTTGTGGCAACGCTTTATTTAAAAGCGATACAAAATTTGAAAGTGGTTGCGGATGGCCCAGTTTTTATGAGCCCATCAGCAAAGGATCTATTATTTATGCGCCCGATAACACATATGGCATGCAACGTACAGAAGTAATGTGCGGCCGTTGTAAATCGCACCTGGGGCATGTATTTGAAGATGGCCCAAAACCAACCGGTTTACGCTATTGCATTAATGGCGTGGTGCTCGATTTTAAAAAGGCGCAGGATGCTGAAAAAGCATACAATGCCAAAGAAAAAGAGGAGTAG
- a CDS encoding adenylate kinase, translating to MFHIILFGPPGSGKGTQSEKLIAEYGLIHLSTGNLLRSEIANKTALGLEAKSVMDKGQLVPDEVVIGMISSQLDAHADAKGFLFDGFPRTVAQAEALDKLLKLKNSGIGVFLALDVSEEELVKRLLGRGLTSGRSDDTDEAVIRARITEYNAKTTAVADYYKQFDKVVNVPGEGSIDDIYASLKTQIDARMH from the coding sequence ATGTTTCACATCATCTTATTCGGCCCTCCGGGCAGCGGTAAAGGTACCCAAAGTGAAAAACTGATAGCAGAGTACGGTTTAATTCACCTTAGTACGGGCAACCTGCTACGCAGTGAAATTGCAAATAAAACAGCATTGGGCCTGGAAGCGAAGAGTGTAATGGACAAGGGCCAGTTGGTACCCGATGAAGTGGTAATAGGTATGATAAGCTCCCAGCTGGATGCGCACGCAGATGCAAAAGGTTTTTTGTTCGATGGTTTTCCCCGCACGGTTGCGCAGGCAGAGGCACTGGATAAATTGTTAAAACTTAAGAATAGTGGTATTGGCGTTTTCCTGGCATTGGATGTAAGTGAAGAGGAACTGGTAAAACGTTTACTGGGTCGTGGTTTAACAAGCGGCCGCAGCGATGATACGGATGAAGCTGTAATTCGTGCACGCATTACTGAATACAATGCCAAAACAACGGCAGTAGCAGATTACTATAAACAATTTGATAAGGTAGTAAATGTACCCGGTGAAGGAAGCATAGATGATATTTATGCAAGCCTTAAGACACAAATAGATGCCAGGATGCATTAA
- the paaD gene encoding 1,2-phenylacetyl-CoA epoxidase subunit PaaD, whose protein sequence is MTSAKETTIEATWKILQTVNDPEVPVLSVVDLGIIRKVEVDNDTITVTVTPTYSGCPATEVINMSIRLALIENGFNHVTIKTALSPAWTTEWMSSAGKEKLRAYGIAPPKPMQSVCTPGLFQEEEAIQCPHCNSYHTRPVSRFGSTACKALYQCEDCQEPFDYFKCH, encoded by the coding sequence ATGACTTCAGCTAAAGAAACGACTATAGAAGCAACCTGGAAAATACTCCAAACCGTAAATGACCCGGAAGTGCCGGTCTTGTCGGTCGTTGATCTCGGCATTATACGAAAGGTTGAAGTAGATAATGACACAATTACTGTAACAGTAACACCCACTTATTCCGGGTGCCCGGCTACTGAAGTGATTAATATGTCTATCAGGCTGGCATTAATTGAAAATGGCTTTAATCATGTTACAATAAAAACTGCTTTATCACCCGCATGGACAACAGAATGGATGAGCAGTGCCGGTAAAGAAAAACTGAGAGCCTACGGTATAGCGCCGCCCAAACCTATGCAATCAGTTTGTACACCCGGCTTATTCCAGGAAGAAGAAGCCATCCAATGCCCGCATTGCAACAGTTACCACACAAGACCGGTAAGCAGGTTTGGTTCCACTGCCTGCAAAGCACTTTACCAGTGCGAAGACTGCCAGGAACCCTTTGATTATTTTAAATGTCACTGA
- the paaC gene encoding 1,2-phenylacetyl-CoA epoxidase subunit PaaC: MNNQLFNYLLHLADNTLILSHRNSEWCGHGPVLEQDIAITNISLDLLGQARNFYQYAAMLTGNNATEDSLAYLRTEREFKNLLLVEQPNGDWAATILRQFFFSTYQELLYKQLIQCNDAQVAAIAEKGLKEVTYHVRWSSEWVIRLGDGTEESRDRMMVAADELWRFTGEMFIPADYEKEAGISGFGVNVESMQQDWLKKVEAIFEEATLPMPGAAGYMQRGGKEGTHTEHLGYILAAMQYLQRTYPGCEW; encoded by the coding sequence ATGAACAATCAACTTTTTAACTACCTCCTCCACCTGGCAGACAATACACTTATTCTTTCGCACCGTAACAGTGAATGGTGTGGTCATGGCCCCGTGCTGGAGCAGGATATAGCAATCACCAATATCTCGCTTGACCTGCTTGGGCAGGCAAGAAATTTTTACCAGTACGCTGCCATGCTCACAGGCAACAATGCTACAGAAGATTCACTTGCTTACCTGAGAACAGAAAGAGAATTTAAAAACCTGCTGCTCGTAGAACAGCCAAATGGCGACTGGGCTGCTACCATACTGCGGCAATTTTTTTTCAGCACCTACCAGGAGCTTTTGTATAAACAGTTAATACAATGCAATGATGCGCAGGTAGCAGCCATTGCCGAAAAAGGGCTTAAAGAAGTTACTTATCATGTACGGTGGAGCAGTGAATGGGTTATACGCCTTGGTGACGGCACAGAAGAAAGCCGCGACCGTATGATGGTTGCTGCTGATGAATTGTGGCGCTTTACAGGAGAAATGTTTATACCCGCCGATTATGAAAAAGAAGCCGGTATTTCAGGGTTTGGTGTAAATGTCGAAAGCATGCAACAAGACTGGTTGAAAAAAGTAGAGGCTATTTTTGAAGAGGCCACCCTTCCTATGCCCGGGGCCGCAGGTTACATGCAGCGTGGCGGTAAAGAAGGTACACATACAGAGCACCTTGGCTATATATTGGCCGCCATGCAATACCTGCAACGCACCTACCCCGGTTGCGAGTGGTAA
- the paaB gene encoding 1,2-phenylacetyl-CoA epoxidase subunit PaaB yields MFTITKYYYGDFGESGMAADNAPGEHISPGVHQASAGHDWPLWEIFIRSKQGLDHKHVGSLHAADAQMAIENARDVYTRRQEGVSIWAVESIDIHASNPDEAESLYEPSNDKIYRHPTFYKLPDEVNYM; encoded by the coding sequence ATGTTTACCATTACAAAATATTATTACGGAGATTTCGGTGAAAGTGGCATGGCGGCTGACAATGCACCAGGGGAACACATCAGCCCCGGGGTACACCAGGCATCAGCGGGTCATGACTGGCCGCTGTGGGAGATTTTTATACGCAGCAAACAGGGGCTTGACCATAAACATGTTGGTAGCCTGCATGCTGCGGATGCGCAGATGGCGATAGAAAATGCCCGTGATGTTTATACACGCCGCCAGGAAGGTGTAAGCATCTGGGCCGTTGAAAGCATAGATATCCATGCCAGCAACCCTGATGAAGCAGAAAGTTTGTATGAACCTTCCAACGACAAAATTTACCGCCACCCAACTTTTTACAAACTACCGGATGAAGTGAATTATATGTAG
- the paaA gene encoding 1,2-phenylacetyl-CoA epoxidase subunit PaaA, with amino-acid sequence MQIHDLEQHFLSKIAEEIKIEPRDWMPDAYRKTLVRQISQHAHSEIVGMLPEGNWITRAPSLKRKAILIAKVQDEAGHGLYLYAATETLGTSREETINDLHTGKAKYSSIFNYPTLTWADMGAIGWLVDGAAIMNQVMLCRTSYGPYARAMVRICKEESFHQRQGFDILLSLSKGSPEQRAMCQDAINRWWWPSLMMFGPKDSDSTHSDQSMKWKIKRMSNDELRQRFIDMIAEQVKVLGMTLPDPDLKWNSERKHYDFGEINWNEFWNVVKGNGPCNKQRIAARKKAWDEGAWVREAAAAYAAKRKRNTQSSTLEAA; translated from the coding sequence ATGCAAATACACGATCTGGAACAACACTTTCTTTCCAAAATAGCGGAAGAAATAAAAATTGAGCCAAGAGACTGGATGCCTGACGCCTACCGCAAAACGCTTGTGCGGCAGATCAGCCAGCATGCACACAGTGAAATTGTTGGTATGCTGCCCGAAGGCAACTGGATAACAAGAGCCCCGTCGCTAAAAAGAAAAGCTATTCTTATTGCCAAAGTACAGGATGAGGCGGGGCATGGCCTCTATCTTTATGCTGCCACCGAAACACTGGGCACATCCAGGGAAGAAACGATCAACGATCTCCATACCGGTAAAGCCAAATACTCGTCTATTTTCAATTACCCCACACTTACCTGGGCAGATATGGGTGCCATTGGCTGGCTGGTAGATGGAGCGGCCATTATGAACCAGGTTATGCTTTGCAGAACTTCTTACGGGCCATATGCAAGGGCAATGGTGCGTATTTGCAAAGAAGAAAGTTTTCACCAGCGCCAGGGTTTTGATATTCTGCTTTCGCTATCAAAAGGCAGCCCCGAACAGCGTGCTATGTGCCAGGATGCTATAAACCGCTGGTGGTGGCCTTCCTTAATGATGTTTGGGCCAAAAGACAGCGATTCTACACACTCAGACCAAAGTATGAAGTGGAAAATAAAACGCATGAGTAACGATGAGTTGCGCCAGCGTTTTATTGATATGATTGCAGAACAGGTAAAAGTACTGGGTATGACATTGCCCGATCCTGATCTTAAATGGAACAGTGAAAGAAAACACTACGACTTTGGCGAGATCAACTGGAACGAATTCTGGAATGTTGTAAAAGGCAATGGCCCCTGCAATAAACAACGTATTGCGGCCCGTAAAAAGGCATGGGATGAAGGCGCGTGGGTACGCGAGGCAGCCGCGGCATATGCAGCAAAAAGGAAACGAAATACACAATCATCTACACTCGAAGCAGCTTAA
- a CDS encoding PepSY-associated TM helix domain-containing protein, with amino-acid sequence MTFRKAIGKIHLWLGLASGVIVVFLGITGCILAFEQEVRAITETYRYVTPAHTPQLAPDKIKQIATAALPGKLPHGIAYYANPGKAVQVSFYNIDPAYYYLVYVNPYNGQVLKVKDANADFFRIVVMGHYYLWLPPAVGQPIVATATLIFLIMLISGLILWWPKNKAARKQRFSVKWNATFKRKNYDLHNVLGFYMTWVAIFIAVTGLVWGFQWFAKSVYWTASGGKEMVQFYEAESEKPAVMSTAGTPMIDRVWQKMKLEHTNAAVIEVHVPANDSAAIEAVANPDDKTYWKADYRYFDQYTMKEIDVTHSYGRFPGSSVADKMIRMNYDVHTGAILGITGKIMAFFASLIAASLPITGFFIWKGRKKKKQIIAAPQAVKRQLVPASQ; translated from the coding sequence ATGACTTTCAGGAAAGCGATCGGTAAAATTCATTTATGGCTTGGGCTTGCATCCGGTGTTATTGTCGTTTTCCTTGGTATTACAGGTTGTATACTTGCATTTGAGCAGGAGGTAAGGGCTATTACAGAAACCTATCGCTATGTAACACCGGCACACACACCACAACTGGCGCCGGATAAAATAAAACAAATTGCCACTGCGGCACTGCCGGGTAAACTGCCGCATGGTATTGCCTACTACGCAAACCCCGGTAAAGCAGTACAGGTTTCTTTTTACAATATAGACCCGGCCTATTATTACCTCGTGTATGTAAACCCTTATAACGGGCAGGTATTAAAGGTAAAAGATGCCAATGCAGATTTTTTTCGCATAGTTGTAATGGGGCACTATTATTTGTGGTTACCGCCTGCAGTAGGCCAGCCCATTGTTGCCACCGCTACGCTTATATTTTTGATAATGCTTATCAGCGGCCTCATTTTATGGTGGCCTAAAAATAAAGCTGCCCGCAAACAGCGCTTTAGTGTAAAATGGAATGCCACCTTTAAACGTAAAAATTACGACCTGCACAATGTGCTTGGTTTTTATATGACATGGGTTGCCATCTTTATAGCTGTAACGGGCCTCGTATGGGGCTTTCAGTGGTTTGCAAAATCAGTATACTGGACTGCATCAGGCGGTAAAGAAATGGTGCAGTTTTATGAAGCTGAATCTGAAAAGCCTGCTGTAATGAGCACTGCAGGAACACCTATGATAGACCGCGTATGGCAAAAGATGAAACTGGAACACACAAATGCCGCTGTTATAGAAGTGCATGTACCCGCCAATGATTCAGCCGCCATTGAGGCCGTTGCTAACCCTGATGATAAAACTTACTGGAAGGCCGATTACCGTTACTTCGACCAATATACAATGAAAGAAATTGACGTAACGCACAGTTACGGGCGTTTTCCCGGCAGTTCTGTGGCAGATAAAATGATACGCATGAACTACGATGTGCATACCGGGGCCATACTTGGTATAACAGGAAAAATAATGGCCTTTTTTGCCAGCCTGATCGCCGCCAGTTTACCCATAACCGGTTTTTTTATCTGGAAAGGCAGAAAGAAAAAGAAGCAAATCATTGCTGCACCGCAGGCTGTAAAAAGGCAGCTTGTTCCTGCTTCACAGTAG
- a CDS encoding MBL fold metallo-hydrolase, protein MYIEQLYTGCLSEAAYYIESNGEAAIVDPLRDIEDYLKMAKERNSTIKYIFETHFHADFVSGHIDLGKATGAPIIYGPDTVAGFDVTVATDGQVFKLGNISIEVLHTPGHTLESTCYLLKDEAGKDHAIFTGDTLFVGDVGRPDLAQKGAEITMEDLAGKLYDSLQAKIMPLADHVIVYPAHGPGSSCGKNLGPHTLSTIGNEKQTNYALQPQTKDAFIKAVTDGLAAPPQYFPVNAKINKEGYESLDAVMEKALQPLTSDAFKTIAADEDTIIIDTRPANIFTQGFVPGSIFIGLEGRFAEWAGSLLPFDKTLLLVTEPGKEKETAVRLARVGFEKFAGFLEGGFEAWQQSGNRTDLIIEVEADELAMDLPFDNNLVVVDVRKEPEYAEGHVKDAMSLPLNNLTDPGTMADFDDIHNLYVHCAGGYRSVIACSMLKRQGIHNLRNVAGGWAKIKEQKDIKTEKEKSVLN, encoded by the coding sequence ATGTACATAGAACAACTATACACCGGTTGCCTTAGTGAAGCGGCTTACTATATAGAAAGCAACGGTGAAGCAGCCATTGTAGACCCGCTGCGGGATATTGAAGATTACCTGAAAATGGCCAAAGAAAGAAACAGCACCATCAAATATATTTTTGAAACACACTTTCATGCAGATTTTGTAAGCGGCCATATAGACCTGGGTAAAGCAACCGGCGCGCCTATTATTTACGGACCCGATACTGTAGCCGGCTTCGACGTAACAGTAGCAACAGACGGCCAGGTTTTTAAACTGGGCAATATTTCCATAGAAGTTTTACATACACCCGGGCATACGCTGGAAAGTACCTGTTATTTATTAAAAGATGAAGCAGGCAAAGACCACGCAATATTTACAGGCGATACACTTTTTGTAGGAGATGTAGGCAGGCCGGATCTGGCACAAAAAGGCGCCGAAATAACCATGGAAGATCTTGCAGGCAAACTGTACGACAGCCTGCAAGCGAAAATAATGCCGCTGGCAGATCATGTTATTGTTTACCCTGCACACGGCCCGGGCAGCAGTTGTGGCAAAAACCTTGGCCCGCATACGCTTAGCACTATTGGTAATGAAAAGCAAACCAATTATGCACTGCAACCGCAAACAAAAGATGCCTTTATAAAAGCCGTTACAGACGGGCTTGCTGCGCCGCCACAATATTTTCCGGTAAATGCAAAGATCAACAAAGAAGGTTATGAAAGCCTCGACGCAGTAATGGAAAAAGCACTGCAACCATTAACATCAGACGCGTTTAAAACCATTGCAGCAGATGAGGATACAATTATAATAGATACAAGGCCGGCCAATATTTTTACACAGGGTTTTGTACCCGGCAGCATATTCATTGGCCTGGAAGGCCGTTTTGCTGAATGGGCAGGAAGCCTGTTACCATTTGATAAAACACTCCTGCTTGTTACAGAGCCAGGCAAAGAAAAAGAAACCGCGGTTCGCCTGGCGCGTGTTGGATTTGAGAAATTTGCCGGTTTCCTGGAAGGCGGTTTTGAAGCATGGCAACAAAGCGGTAACAGAACAGACCTGATCATTGAAGTGGAAGCAGACGAACTGGCAATGGATCTTCCTTTTGATAATAATCTTGTAGTGGTAGATGTACGCAAAGAGCCTGAATATGCAGAAGGGCATGTTAAAGACGCCATGAGCCTGCCGCTGAATAATCTTACCGACCCCGGTACTATGGCAGATTTTGATGACATACACAATCTTTATGTTCACTGTGCCGGCGGCTACCGCAGCGTAATTGCCTGCTCCATGTTAAAACGCCAGGGCATTCACAACCTGCGCAATGTTGCCGGGGGCTGGGCCAAAATAAAAGAACAGAAAGATATAAAAACAGAAAAGGAAAAGAGTGTATTGAATTAG